GTTGACCACTGCAACACGCACAGTCCCTTTGATCCACACGTTGCGCCTGTTCATCAGTCCAACTTGTGCATGGAAATTGCCCTGCCGACCAAACCGCTGGACAACATCAATGATCCGAACGGCGAAATTGCCTTGTGTACCTTGTCCGCCTTCAACTTGGGCGCATTGAACAACTTGGACGAACTGGAAGAGCTTGCCGATTTGACCGTACGCGCACTTGATGCCCTGTTGGATTATCAAGACTATCCGGTTGCAGCAGCACGCACCGCAACCATGAACCGCCGCACACTCGGCATCGGCGTTATCAACTACGCCTACTATTTGGCGAAAAACGGCGTACGTTACAGCGACGACTCCGCGCTCGGCCTGACCCACCGCACCTTTGAAGCCATGCAGTATTACCTGCTCAAAGCATCGGTAAACCTTGCCAAAGAATACGGCGCATGCCCGCTGTTTAACCAAACTGTTTATTCGCAAGGCAAACTGCCTATCGATACCTACAAAAAAGACTTGGATGCCGTGTGCAGCGAGCCTTTGCACTACGACTGGGAAAGCCTGCGCGCCGACATCGTCAAATACGGCCTGCGCAACTCTACCCTGACCGCACTCATGCCGTCTGAAACCAGTTCGCAAATCGCCAACGCCACCAACGGCATCGAGCCTCCACGCGGCCTGGTCAGTGTTAAAGCATCAAAAGACGGTATTTTGAAACAAGTCGTACCAGAATTTGAAACCCTGAAAGATGCCTACGAAACCCTGTGGCAGCTTCCCGGCAACGAAGGCTACCTGAAACTCGTCGGCGTAATGCAGAAATTTGTCGATCAATCAATTTCTGCCAATACTGCCTACGACCCGAACAAATTTGAAGGCAGCAAAGTTTCCATGAAACAAATGCTGAAAGACCTTCTGACTGCCTATAAATACGGCGTCAAAACCCTGTACTACCATAACACCCGCGATGGTGCGGACGATACGCAAGCCGATATTCAAGATGACGGCTGCGCAGGTGGGGCTTGTAAGATTTGATAAGGTGGATTTTCAGACGATCTTTAGAGTTTAAAAGGTCGTCTGAAAATAAAACAAAGGATGGAAGAAAGTGTCTAATGCTTATTATGATAATCCAGCACAAAGATTATTGAAAATTATTAAAAAAGCTAAAGGAGTTCCATCACTTCGTACTTCAAGAGGTGCGTGGATGGAGATTTTAAATCTAACTAACGATGAAGCTAGTGATCATAATATTCTATTTTCGATTAGCAAAGTTATAAATTTAATTGAGGAAATTAATAACTATTTCCAAGTAAATGAACCTGACTATATCGAACATTGTCAGAATTGGATGGGAAACATATTGTTTTTTCTTGGTAAATCGGTAGAGTTAGATAGACAATGGGGTGATGTCATTTGTTATTTAGATGAAAATATGACTTCATATCTTTATTCTTCTGTTAAGATTATTAATGCTAATTTTGAAAAAAATCAACTTTCATTTTTGAAAAAAATTGATGAAAGTGAACTAATTGAAATAAATAATTCTATAAAAAACATATATCAGGACATATTAATTTCTGAAAATATAGAAGACAATGTTAAGTCTTCTATTCTAAAATATCTTTTGCGTCTTATTGAATCCATTGATCAATATGCAATTACTGGTTCTGAAGCTATTATCGAAGTTCTAGAAAATACTGTTGGTCATATGTATTTCAACCATGAATATAAAGAATTCATGAGCAATACAGAAACTGGTAAGAATCTCCTTTCTAAAATGGGAGAAATTGCAAAAAAAGTTACCTGTTTTACAGGGATTTTAGAGTTAGCCAATAAGAGTTTTGAATTAATTGAAAATATTAAAGATTTTAATAATTGATAAGTATGTTTTAGATAAAATAGATAAATTTCACAATATTAATATTACCATTTTAAGTTAATCTAAAAAGAGTTCCCCATGTCCTGCGAACACCTAGTCATGTCATACAGCACCTTTTCCAAAACCAAAAACGACGCGCTTAAAGAGCCGATGTTTTTCGGTCAGCCGGTAAATGTCGCTCGTTATGACCAGCAGAAATACGAAGTATTTGAAAAACTGATCGAAAAACAATTGTCTTTCTTCTGGCGTCCGGAAGAAATCGACGTGTCGCGCGACCGTATCGACTACGCCAATCTGCCCGAACACGAAAAACATATTTTCATCAGCAATCTGAAATACCAAACCCTGCTCGATTCGATCCAAGGCCGCAGCCCGAATGTTGCGTTCTTGCCTTTGGTGTCTATTCCCGAGCTGGAAACTTGGATTGAAACGTGGAGCTTCAGCGAAACCATCCACTCGCGCAGCTACACTCATATCATCCGCAATATCGTGAATGATCCGTCAGTCGTGTTCGATGATATTGTGCAAAATAAATACATCATCGCCCGCGCTGAAGATATTGCCTGCTATTACGATGATTTAATTGAAGACACCCAGTATTACAATCTCTTGGGTGAAGGCACGCACAATGTCGGCGGCAAGCTTGTTACCGTATCTTTGCGCGAGTTGAAGAAAAAACTCTATCTCTGCCTGATGTGCGTCAACGTATTGGAAGCCATCCGCTTCTACGTTTCATTCGCCTGCTCTTTCGCCTTTGCCGAGCGCGAGTTGATGGAAGGCAACGCCAAAATCATCAAACTGATTGCCCGTGACGAAGCCCTGCACCTGACCAGCACCCAGCATATGCTCAACCTGATGCGCGCCGGTGTTGACGACCCTGAGATGGCGGAAATCGCCGTCGAATTGCAGGACGAATGTTTCAAACTCTTCAAAAAAGCGGCGGAGCAGGAAAAAGAATGGGCGGCCTATCTGTTTAAAGACGGTTCCATGATTGGCCTGAACAAAGAAATTCTGGCTCAATACGTTGAATACATTACCAATTTGCGTATGCAGGCGGTTGGCCTTCCTGCCGGATTTGAAGGTGCGACCCAAAATCCGATTCCTTGGATCAACGCATGGCTGTCTTCTGACAATGTACAGGTTGCGCCGCAGGAAGTGGAAATTTCTTCTTACTTAATCGGTCAGATTGATTCGGAAGTCAGCGCGGACGATTTGGGCGATTTCGAGCTGTAAACCGCGTTTCAGACGGCCTTTGGGCGTAACCGGCCGTCTGAAAATCTCTTTTCAATCCTCAAGGTATAACCAAAAATGAAGATTTATGGCGACATTGCGGTAAAAGCAGCTGAATCATATTCTAAATATGAAGATATGGAACAAGCTTGGACAGAGATTGCGGCATCATTTCCCATCAAGGAGTCAATTAGAAAAAAAGGATGCCCAAAGAATGCATTTTTGGGATTGTGTCGTGCGGGGTTGGTTAAAGGAATCAACCCGGAAAAAGTCAAAACCAAACATTCCAAAAACGGAGAATATGCCGTTGCAGCGGTCAGCCTTTTAAAAAATGATCCCGAATGGGCAAATCAGAAAAAATCCGTTTTCTGGCGCGAAATTGTGGGTAATGAAAAAAAATATAACAGCCAGCTTCATGTCGTTTTGGCCTTGTGGAAAAAAGGCTTGATTATTTGAATTTATATATTTAAGGCCGTCTGAAACATTGTTCAGACGGCCTCTATGCCCTAAAACACACATGGCACTCATTAGCACACACGACAAAACCTTCCAACTCCAACAAGGCGAAACCTTATTGGAGGGCTTGGAGCGCACTGGACACGAAGTTGAATACCAATGCCGCAGCGGTTATTGCGGTTCATGCCGGGTTAAAATCTTGGATGGGAAAGTCTCTTATGATAATTTTCCACTCGCTTTTGTCGCGCCCGGAGAAATTTTGCCGTGCTGCTGCCGGGTTACTGAAGACATCAAGCTTGATTGTCGTGAGCGCATCAAAGAGCCGGATTTATTTGATGTCGATTTATTTGAAGACAAATAAAAATGCCGTCTGAACATTGTGGCCGAAATCTTTGATTTCATTTCCACCGTTCAGACGGCATTTTGTTTTGTATGGTCAAGCTTATTTACGTTCGCCAATCGGCAAAACAGTACGGCCGAAAGATTCGTTGATAACCTCTGCCGCTGCCAAGTAGAACGCACCAAGTGCAGTTACCAAGCCTAAGCAACCGCCGATATGGACGATGCTATGATTTTCCATGCCGTCGCCAATACCTAGTGCAAAGAAAGTCAGTGTCAAGCAAAAGAAAATACCGCTCAATACTTTAGGCTTGGTTAAGGTGGCCACAAACATCATCAGCGAAAACATACCCCATACGCAGAGATACCAACCGATAAATGCCGGGGCTGTTTCACCTTTAAAAAAGATGGTAAACAAAGCCCATGTCCACCAGAATGCGCCATAGCTGATAAAAGCGGTAAAGCCAAACGTATTACCTTTCTTAAACTCAAACATACCGGCAATAACTTGGGCGATACCACCAAAGGCAAGAGCCATGCCCAAAACTAAGCCGACACCCTCTTGAGCAGTAAAAAAGCCGCCGTTAATCAGACTGAGCAACCAAGTTGTCAATGCAAAGCCACACAGGCCTACTGGACCTGGGTTCGCCAGGTTTTCTTTAGTAGTAGTCATTTTATTTCTCCTCTGGTTATTAAAATAGGAAACCCATTGTTACCTATTTTATTTAAAATTAAAAGAAATAAATTTAAAAAAATCAGGCCGTCTGAAAAATATTTTTCAGACGGCCTTGAATATTAATAATTAAACTATCCCAAAATCGCTAAGATTTTCCTTAATTCGTTGGCATCAATTTGGCCGGGGGCCGACGTTTTTCCTGCAGCACCAAAGGTAACGGCCGAGCCGAAAGTCGAGCCGGCCAAGCGGCTGACGGCTCCGGTTTGACCCATGGACATAGTAATAATCGGGCGGTCGATAATTTGTGAAACATCATATGTTGCCTGCAATAAAGTCAATACATCTTGCGGCGATTGCGGCATGACGGCAATTTTGCAGATATCCGCGCCCCACTCGGCCATTGTTTTCAGACGGCCTGTAATGTCTACTAAAGACGGCGTGGCCTGGAAATCGTGATTGCAAAGTAAGGCGGCAGTCTGATACTCATGCGCCAAAGCAATGGTTTGTTTTACGCCGCCTTCCTCGGCAAAAAGCTCGATGTCGATAATATCGGCTTGTTTGGAACGGATGATTTTTTCCAATAATTCAAAATAATAGTCGTCAGAACAAGGCATATTACCACCCTCTTGCGCCCTTCTAAACGTAAACAGCAAAGGCTTGTCAGGAAAAGCCTGTCGGACAATGCCTAATTGCTCGACAATAAAATCGGCATTAAGCGCTTTTTGGAAAAAATCCGCACGAAATTCAATAATGTCAAAAGCCGTCTCTTTCAATACGCGCAAAGCCTGCTCCAATTCCTGCGTATTGGCAGCCACCAGCGGCACGGCAATTTTAGGCAGACCTTTGCCGATCTCGATATTTTTGATGATGACAGATTTCATATTGTTCCTTTTTGCTGTTCAAGCCAATCAGTGCAGATGCTCGTAAATGGTTTCCGCCAAGGCTTTGCTGATACCTTCCACTTTTTCTAAATCCTCGCGGCTGGCGGCAATCACGCCGCGCAGGCCACCGAATCGGGTGAGCAATGCTTGGCGGCGTTTGCTGCCGATGCCGGGGATTTCGCTGAGTGAGGAAGTAACGCGTGCTTTGTCGCGTTTTTTGCGGTGGCCTGTAATGGCAAAGCGGTGCGATTCATCGCGTACGGTTTGCAATAAATGTAAAGCCGGGCTGTTGGGCGGCAGGCGGAAAACTTCTCCGGTAAAAGGCAGTATGAGTTCTTCCATGCCGGCTTTGCGCTCGGGGCCTTTTGCGATACCGACCAAGGGGATGTGCAGCCCGAGTTCTTCCCATACCGATACGGCTACGCCGATTTGTCCTTTGCCGCCGTCAATCAACACGACATCCGGCCATTTGACGGCCTCGCCGTTGGCTTCGGCTTCCTGCATTTTGCCGTAGCGGCGCGTCAACACTTCGCGCATGGCGGCGTAGTCGTCGCCGGGTTTGGCAGTCGTGATGTTGTAGCGGCGGTATTGCGAAGGCTGGATGTTTTGCTCATCGTACACAACGCAGGACGCAATCGTGGCTTCGCCTTGCGTGTGGCTGATGTCGAAGCATTCAAGGCGGTTGAGGCCGTCTGAATCCATGCCGAGGATTTTGGCCAGTTCGTCGATGCGGTGTTGCTGGCTGCTTTGTTGCAAGCGGCGTTGGGCAATCGCCATTTGTGCGTTTTGCTCCGCCATTTTCAACCAAACTTTGCGTTCGCCTATGGTTTTGGTCACGAACTGCATCTGCTTGCCGTGTTCGCCTTCCAAGGCCTCTTTCAGCGCATCGGGGACGGGGAAGTTGCTGATGATGATGTCGGGTTTGCTTTTGCCCAGATAGTGTTGGGCGACAAAGGCTTCGGCGTAGTCTTGTCCGTTTGGTTCGGGGTCGTTTTTGGTGTCGGGGAAAAAGCTTTTATCGCCGACATGCCGTCCGCCACGGATGCTGACCCAGTGTACGCAGACCAGGCCGTCTGAAACCGCCAGCGCAAGTAAATCGATATCGTTGGGATTGTTCGGATTTTTGCTGTCGATAAACTGATTGCTCTGCATGATGCCGAGCGCTTGGATTTGATCGCGGTAACGGACAGCTTCCTCAAATTGCAGATTGGCGGCGGCGGTTTGCATTTTGTGTTGCAAGGTGCGCGTCAGCTCGTCGGTTTTGCCATTGAGGAAAGTCGCGGCTTCACGCACGCTGTCGCGATATTCTTCTTCGCTGATATAGCCGACACAAGGCGCGGTACAGCGTTTGATTTGGTAAAGCAGGCAAGGACGGTCGCGGTGTTCAAACACGCTGTCTTCGCAGGTACGCAACATAAATACTTTTTGCAACACTTGAATGCTGTCGCGCACGGCGTTGCTGTTCGGATACGGGCCGAAATATTGGTTGGGCTTTTTCAGCGTGCCACGGTAATACGCCATTTGCGGATATTGATGGCCGCTGAGCATCAGATAAGGATAGCTTTTGTCATCGCGGAAAAGGATATTGTATTTCGGCGACAGGGCTTTAATGAAGTTGTTTTCGAGAATCAGTGCTTCGGCTTCGGAACGCGTGATGGTGGTTTCGATGTGGTGAACCTGTTTTACCATCAATGCGATGCGCGGCGAATGGTCGTTTTTTTGGAAATAGCTGGAAACGCGCCGCTTGAGATTGACCGCTTTGCCGACATACAAAACATTGTTGTCTTCGTCAAAAAAACGGTACACGCCAGGTAGATTGGGCAGATTTTTTAGGAAAAGAGGTAAATCGAACGGTTCGGTTGCGCTCACGGGATTTTCTTTTGGAATAAGCAGGCCGTCTGAAAATGTTTCAGACGGCCTTTTTCATTGACGTTTAAGATTCTTGAGACGGAGTATCTTCAGTTTCTACCACTTGGTTTTCAGCTGCATCGGTTTCTAAAGCGGCTTCATCTTCAGCCTCTTCGGCCACGCGTTCCAAGCTGACCAAGGTTTCGCCTTCATCCAGATTAATCAGACGCACGCCTGCGGCAGCTCGGCCGGTCTCACGGATTTGCTCAACTTTGGTACGAATCAGGA
The sequence above is a segment of the Neisseria perflava genome. Coding sequences within it:
- the nrdB gene encoding class Ia ribonucleoside-diphosphate reductase subunit beta, with protein sequence MSYSTFSKTKNDALKEPMFFGQPVNVARYDQQKYEVFEKLIEKQLSFFWRPEEIDVSRDRIDYANLPEHEKHIFISNLKYQTLLDSIQGRSPNVAFLPLVSIPELETWIETWSFSETIHSRSYTHIIRNIVNDPSVVFDDIVQNKYIIARAEDIACYYDDLIEDTQYYNLLGEGTHNVGGKLVTVSLRELKKKLYLCLMCVNVLEAIRFYVSFACSFAFAERELMEGNAKIIKLIARDEALHLTSTQHMLNLMRAGVDDPEMAEIAVELQDECFKLFKKAAEQEKEWAAYLFKDGSMIGLNKEILAQYVEYITNLRMQAVGLPAGFEGATQNPIPWINAWLSSDNVQVAPQEVEISSYLIGQIDSEVSADDLGDFEL
- a CDS encoding DUF6979 family protein → MKIYGDIAVKAAESYSKYEDMEQAWTEIAASFPIKESIRKKGCPKNAFLGLCRAGLVKGINPEKVKTKHSKNGEYAVAAVSLLKNDPEWANQKKSVFWREIVGNEKKYNSQLHVVLALWKKGLII
- the yfaE gene encoding class I ribonucleotide reductase maintenance protein YfaE → MALISTHDKTFQLQQGETLLEGLERTGHEVEYQCRSGYCGSCRVKILDGKVSYDNFPLAFVAPGEILPCCCRVTEDIKLDCRERIKEPDLFDVDLFEDK
- a CDS encoding acetate uptake transporter; amino-acid sequence: MTTTKENLANPGPVGLCGFALTTWLLSLINGGFFTAQEGVGLVLGMALAFGGIAQVIAGMFEFKKGNTFGFTAFISYGAFWWTWALFTIFFKGETAPAFIGWYLCVWGMFSLMMFVATLTKPKVLSGIFFCLTLTFFALGIGDGMENHSIVHIGGCLGLVTALGAFYLAAAEVINESFGRTVLPIGERK
- the aroD gene encoding type I 3-dehydroquinate dehydratase; the protein is MKSVIIKNIEIGKGLPKIAVPLVAANTQELEQALRVLKETAFDIIEFRADFFQKALNADFIVEQLGIVRQAFPDKPLLFTFRRAQEGGNMPCSDDYYFELLEKIIRSKQADIIDIELFAEEGGVKQTIALAHEYQTAALLCNHDFQATPSLVDITGRLKTMAEWGADICKIAVMPQSPQDVLTLLQATYDVSQIIDRPIITMSMGQTGAVSRLAGSTFGSAVTFGAAGKTSAPGQIDANELRKILAILG
- the uvrC gene encoding excinuclease ABC subunit UvrC — translated: MSATEPFDLPLFLKNLPNLPGVYRFFDEDNNVLYVGKAVNLKRRVSSYFQKNDHSPRIALMVKQVHHIETTITRSEAEALILENNFIKALSPKYNILFRDDKSYPYLMLSGHQYPQMAYYRGTLKKPNQYFGPYPNSNAVRDSIQVLQKVFMLRTCEDSVFEHRDRPCLLYQIKRCTAPCVGYISEEEYRDSVREAATFLNGKTDELTRTLQHKMQTAAANLQFEEAVRYRDQIQALGIMQSNQFIDSKNPNNPNDIDLLALAVSDGLVCVHWVSIRGGRHVGDKSFFPDTKNDPEPNGQDYAEAFVAQHYLGKSKPDIIISNFPVPDALKEALEGEHGKQMQFVTKTIGERKVWLKMAEQNAQMAIAQRRLQQSSQQHRIDELAKILGMDSDGLNRLECFDISHTQGEATIASCVVYDEQNIQPSQYRRYNITTAKPGDDYAAMREVLTRRYGKMQEAEANGEAVKWPDVVLIDGGKGQIGVAVSVWEELGLHIPLVGIAKGPERKAGMEELILPFTGEVFRLPPNSPALHLLQTVRDESHRFAITGHRKKRDKARVTSSLSEIPGIGSKRRQALLTRFGGLRGVIAASREDLEKVEGISKALAETIYEHLH